A window of Paenibacillus polygoni contains these coding sequences:
- the rpe gene encoding ribulose-phosphate 3-epimerase, producing MTIKIAPSILSSDFARLGAEVAEAEASGADWIHVDVMDGHFVPNITLGPPIVKAIKPHTSLLLDVHLMIENPELYIADFVKAGAGMITVHAEACVHLHRVIHMIKEHGIMAGVALNPGTPAAHVGEVLDDVDMVLVMTVNPGFGGQAFIPGTLRKIREIRSSLRERGRADVHIEVDGGITKETAPLVVEAGADVLVAGSAVFGREDRAEAITEIRQSLGG from the coding sequence ATGACAATTAAAATCGCACCATCTATCCTATCCTCAGATTTCGCACGCCTTGGCGCTGAAGTAGCGGAAGCAGAAGCTTCTGGTGCAGACTGGATCCATGTTGATGTTATGGACGGACATTTTGTTCCTAATATTACGCTTGGACCCCCGATTGTAAAAGCGATTAAACCACATACAAGTCTCCTGCTGGATGTACATTTAATGATTGAAAATCCAGAGCTTTATATTGCTGATTTTGTAAAAGCAGGAGCGGGTATGATTACGGTGCATGCAGAGGCTTGTGTTCATCTGCACCGGGTGATTCATATGATTAAGGAACATGGGATCATGGCAGGCGTAGCGCTCAATCCTGGCACTCCTGCAGCTCATGTAGGGGAAGTTCTGGATGATGTAGATATGGTGCTGGTTATGACCGTGAATCCTGGTTTTGGAGGACAAGCATTTATTCCAGGCACATTACGTAAAATCCGCGAAATTCGCAGCTCGTTACGTGAGAGAGGACGTGCTGACGTTCATATCGAAGTAGATGGAGGAATTACGAAAGAGACAGCTCCGCTTGTAGTGGAGGCAGGAGCCGACGTACTCGTTGCTGGCAGTGCTGTATTTGGAAGAGAAGATCGTGCAGAAGCAATTACTGAGATACGTCAAAGCCTCGGAGGATAA
- a CDS encoding DAK2 domain-containing protein → MSKRSLNGTDFYAMVLAGADQLHKHAEHVNSLNVFPVPDGDTGTNMNLTMSAGVAELKRNSSSSIGSCAGILSKGLLMGARGNSGVILSQLFRGFSRYAAPYEELNTIQFAAALQSGVDTAYKAVVKPVEGTILTVAKEAAKHATYYARRTTDITELMSEVLKKANETLALTPEMLPVLKQVGVVDSGGKGLVYIYEGFMEHLLGGTADTDSKVQPAKEITPPASVAKAVPTTPPVHRELPDTAQARLETEDIEFLYDMEFFINRQLGDAQGTPFDEEYFRKALSVNGDSIIIISDDEIIKVHVHSKTPGDVLNLALQYGEITQIHILNMREQHRDLLTAGMDAAAEPELFAEIPQEQERTPELSIPPADELAPFGFIAVSSGQGIEEVFKSLGVDIVLSGGQTMNPSTEDFVKAIHSIDAEHVFILPNNSNIVLAAKQARDLLEGERLVTVIPSKTIPQGISAAFAFQEDESAESNEENMLEAIAHVRSGQVTYAVRDTVFDDLEIKAGHFIGIYDSKIVATEEGLVPTCEQLLSKMIESGDEVITILSGEEADEADTERLASWLAAEYPNAEIEVHEGGQPIYAYLFSVEA, encoded by the coding sequence TTGAGTAAACGTTCTTTAAATGGAACAGATTTCTACGCGATGGTTTTAGCCGGAGCGGATCAATTGCATAAGCATGCTGAACATGTCAATTCCCTCAATGTATTTCCTGTTCCAGATGGAGATACGGGTACAAATATGAATTTGACAATGAGCGCCGGTGTGGCCGAACTTAAAAGAAACAGCTCTAGTTCCATTGGAAGCTGTGCAGGGATTTTATCGAAAGGCCTGCTGATGGGTGCGCGGGGGAACTCGGGTGTGATTTTGTCGCAGTTATTCCGAGGCTTTAGTCGTTACGCTGCCCCATATGAGGAGCTGAATACAATTCAATTTGCTGCTGCCCTCCAGAGCGGTGTGGATACCGCATATAAGGCTGTAGTAAAACCAGTTGAAGGTACAATCCTCACAGTTGCCAAGGAAGCGGCAAAGCATGCGACTTATTATGCTCGTCGAACCACTGACATTACTGAACTTATGAGCGAAGTACTAAAGAAAGCAAATGAAACTCTTGCCTTAACACCGGAAATGCTTCCTGTACTTAAACAGGTAGGCGTTGTTGATTCCGGCGGTAAAGGACTTGTATATATTTATGAAGGATTTATGGAGCACTTATTAGGCGGAACTGCCGATACAGATTCTAAAGTTCAACCTGCTAAGGAAATAACTCCGCCGGCTTCTGTTGCAAAAGCAGTGCCAACTACACCACCGGTTCATCGTGAACTTCCTGACACAGCGCAAGCTAGACTGGAGACTGAGGATATTGAGTTCCTTTATGATATGGAATTTTTCATTAACCGTCAGTTAGGTGATGCACAGGGAACGCCATTTGATGAGGAATATTTTAGGAAAGCGTTGTCAGTAAATGGAGATTCCATCATTATTATTTCAGATGATGAGATCATTAAAGTACATGTTCACTCCAAAACACCAGGTGATGTACTTAACTTAGCGCTTCAATACGGAGAAATAACACAAATTCATATCCTGAACATGCGTGAACAGCATCGTGACTTGCTGACAGCAGGTATGGATGCTGCCGCAGAGCCAGAACTCTTTGCAGAGATTCCGCAAGAACAAGAGCGTACTCCAGAACTGTCCATACCGCCGGCAGATGAACTTGCTCCATTTGGCTTTATTGCTGTTTCTTCTGGTCAAGGGATCGAAGAGGTATTCAAAAGTCTTGGAGTAGATATTGTTCTGTCGGGTGGACAAACCATGAATCCGAGTACAGAAGATTTTGTGAAAGCCATTCATTCCATCGACGCAGAACATGTATTTATTCTGCCGAATAACTCTAACATTGTTCTTGCTGCTAAACAGGCAAGAGATTTGTTAGAAGGAGAGCGTCTTGTTACCGTCATTCCAAGTAAGACAATTCCACAAGGAATTTCTGCTGCTTTTGCTTTCCAGGAAGATGAAAGTGCAGAGTCCAATGAAGAAAATATGCTCGAAGCCATTGCTCATGTTCGCTCTGGTCAAGTCACCTATGCGGTAAGAGACACGGTATTCGATGATCTTGAGATTAAAGCAGGACACTTTATTGGTATTTATGATTCCAAAATTGTGGCTACGGAGGAAGGTCTCGTTCCTACTTGTGAGCAGCTGCTGAGCAAG
- the rpmB gene encoding 50S ribosomal protein L28, whose amino-acid sequence MSRKCYVTGKKPGSGNHVSHANNRNRRSWGVNVQKVRILVDGKPKRVYVSTRALKAGKVTRV is encoded by the coding sequence ATGTCTCGCAAATGTTATGTGACAGGTAAAAAACCGGGTAGCGGTAACCATGTTTCTCACGCTAACAACCGTAACCGCCGTTCCTGGGGCGTAAACGTTCAAAAAGTTCGCATTCTGGTGGACGGTAAGCCAAAACGCGTTTATGTTAGCACCCGTGCTCTGAAAGCCGGTAAAGTAACTCGCGTATAA
- the spoVM gene encoding stage V sporulation protein SpoVM gives MKFYTFKLPKFLGGFVKAILNTFQK, from the coding sequence ATGAAATTCTACACGTTTAAGCTTCCGAAGTTTTTGGGAGGTTTTGTAAAAGCGATCCTTAACACGTTCCAGAAATAA
- the rsgA gene encoding ribosome small subunit-dependent GTPase A: MLDGVIIKALSGYYYVKPLGEDGAPIDSESSVQCRGRGVFKNRGISPLVGDRVKYVLTENGEGTVTEVLQRETELIRPPMANARLAVLVFSLKEPEMNVQLLDKFLVHIEQAGLTAIICLTKSDLVDEKSEQKYKEIIELYKKIGYEVIRTSSKEGLGFNELKEHLAGEISVFSGQSGVGKSSLLNAMMPGLALETNEISMKLGRGKHTTRHVELIPLDNGGFVADTPGFSQLDFLEIGVEELGDCFREFREYSGGCKFRGCTHTHEPGCEVIRAKIDGLIAESRYQHYVQFLEEMKDKKRRY; the protein is encoded by the coding sequence ATGCTCGATGGAGTTATTATTAAAGCATTAAGCGGATATTATTATGTTAAGCCACTTGGAGAGGATGGAGCTCCGATCGATTCGGAATCCTCCGTTCAATGCCGAGGGCGAGGGGTCTTCAAAAATAGAGGCATCTCCCCGCTGGTAGGCGACCGAGTAAAATACGTTCTTACCGAGAATGGAGAAGGAACCGTTACTGAAGTTTTGCAAAGAGAGACAGAACTGATTCGGCCGCCAATGGCAAATGCGCGTCTTGCCGTACTTGTATTTTCATTAAAAGAACCAGAAATGAATGTTCAGCTGCTTGATAAATTTTTGGTACACATTGAGCAGGCGGGTCTTACCGCTATCATATGTCTAACCAAGAGTGACTTGGTGGATGAGAAAAGCGAACAAAAATATAAAGAAATTATTGAACTCTATAAGAAAATCGGCTACGAGGTCATTCGTACAAGTTCTAAGGAAGGACTTGGTTTTAACGAACTGAAGGAACATCTTGCGGGTGAAATCAGTGTTTTTTCAGGACAATCGGGTGTAGGAAAATCATCGTTATTAAATGCAATGATGCCTGGACTAGCTCTTGAAACAAACGAGATCAGTATGAAACTTGGCCGGGGGAAACATACCACACGTCATGTGGAGCTGATCCCGCTCGATAACGGAGGTTTCGTTGCGGATACCCCGGGCTTTAGTCAACTCGATTTCCTTGAGATCGGTGTGGAAGAGCTTGGAGATTGTTTCCGTGAGTTCCGCGAGTACTCAGGCGGTTGTAAATTCCGAGGGTGTACGCACACGCATGAACCAGGCTGTGAAGTGATTCGTGCCAAAATAGACGGCCTGATTGCAGAAAGCAGATATCAACATTACGTTCAGTTTTTAGAAGAAATGAAGGACAAGAAGCGGAGGTACTAA